The following coding sequences are from one Cydia splendana chromosome 15, ilCydSple1.2, whole genome shotgun sequence window:
- the LOC134797262 gene encoding uncharacterized protein LOC134797262, translated as MFHDHCIQRPFYNVAIESAFHCIRLFPLFAPCVFADQIQEEVRRLRELLASRLYENKLNKPGRSVARALLSLTEARDLSFSLLQIFDIDISLPFKFMGLLLTYLIILLQFEKVINP; from the exons ATGTTTCACGATCACTGCATTCAGAGACCTTTCTACAACGTGGCGATAGAGTCAGCGTTCCACTGTATCCGGCTGTTCCCACTGTTCGCTCCGTGCGTCTTCGCCGACCAGATCCAGGAGGAGGTGCGCCGCTTGAGAGAGCTGCTGGCTTCTAGGCTCTACGAGAACAAACTAA ACAAGCCGGGTCGTAGTGTGGCGCGGGCGCTGCTGTCTCTGACGGAGGCGCGCGACTTGTCCTTCTCGCTGCTGCAAATCTTCGACATCGACATCTCTCTCCCTTTCAAATTCATGGGGCTGCTCTTGACTTACCTTATCATACTGTTGCAGTTCGAAAAAGTTATTAATCCTTGA
- the LOC134797334 gene encoding uncharacterized protein LOC134797334 gives MASPTTLFNNLVQEEENCYIDTVSKAYLWMEVVLGLNRLVLSLKIKPYFILLAFAYSIFCFAIVIYNAFSFYPLFMGDHLDIGLDIIHYLLGVVLSSIVWKRLQHYYLKLQYFDTTIGCRPKISSSSVKNLILLCIAVSLSILIVPYEWYMFDKLVFSLILLPVRLLFLIDIHFYGHLLSLLVPRLRLINYYMKMSLSHQSKVIAPKIEELTFKSVILESQNCQMKKLMDLYCMIINAYDLLIDAIKWQFVMVLTALFMSILIFSYNTALIVIRSEVSTLSIIIYLSDLLVV, from the exons ATGGCGTCCCCAACGACACTCTTTAATAATTTAGTTCAAGAAGAAGAAAATTGCTACATCGATACTGTATCGAAGGCCTACCTTTGGATGGAAGTGGTGTTAGGCCTCAACAGGCTGGTCTTATCCCTTAAAATAAAaccgtattttattttattggcaTTTGCGTACAGTATTTTTTGCTTTGCCATTGTAATTTACAACGCATTCTCTTTTTACCCTTTGTTCATGGGTGACCATCTTGACATAGGGTTAGATATCATACACTATCTATTGGGTGTCGTATTGAGTTCAATAGTTTGGAAGCGATTACAGCATTATTATCTGAAGTTACAGTATTTTGACACGACAATCGGTTGCAGACCAAAAATATCATCGTCATCAGTCAAAAACTTAATTCTTTTGTGTATTGCGGTATCTCTGTCGATTCTTATAGTACCGTATGAATGGTATATGTTCGACAAACTTGTCTTTTCACTTATACTTTTACCGGTGCGTCTTTTATTTCTAATTGATATTCATTTCTACGGACACCTGCTGAGCCTGCTTGTCCCGCGACTCCGACTGATCAATTATTATATGAAAATGTCATTGAGCCACCAAAGTAAAGTGATAGCTCCAAAAATTGAAGAATTGACATTCAAGAGTGTTATTTTGGAGTCTCAAAATTGTCAAATGAAAAAACTGATGGACCTTTACTGTATGATAATCAACGCGTACGACCTACTCATTGATGCTATCAAGTGGCAG TTTGTAATGGTGCTAACTGCGTTGTTTATGTCCATTCTTATTTTTTCATACAACACCGCTTTGATTGTAATACGTAGCGAAGTAAGTACATtgtctattattatttatttatcagatTTGTTAGTAGTGTAG